In Deinococcus depolymerans, the following are encoded in one genomic region:
- the hutI gene encoding imidazolonepropionase: MTETLFTNISQLVTPAPGVQRGAAMRDLTVIPDAAMLVSGGVIRWVGPRTDAPGIAQEHDLGGVAVVPGLIDPHTHAVWAGDRLADFEARVQGVPYEEILARGGGIRSSMRATGAASVDELVALARPRLRALQDSGATTTEVKSGYGLDFDAELRMLHAVRTLQAEFGLVPTLLIHVPPTEGRAEYVQAVCRDLIPSVAREGLATAVDVFTEREAFTVDETRAILQAAKAHGLQTKLHADQFHAIGGTELACELGALSVDHLEASGPAQIAALAASNTVATILPGVTLHLGLPAAPGRALIDAGGAVAVGTDLNPGSSPVFSTQFALALAVRLCRLTPAEALTACTVNAAAALGLSDRGALAPGQRADFLALHSPDWRDLPYTLGANPVRQVFIGGTSV; the protein is encoded by the coding sequence GTGACGGAAACACTGTTCACGAACATCAGCCAGCTCGTGACGCCTGCGCCGGGTGTGCAGCGCGGCGCGGCCATGCGCGACCTGACCGTCATACCCGACGCGGCGATGCTCGTGTCGGGCGGCGTGATCCGCTGGGTCGGCCCGCGCACCGACGCTCCCGGAATCGCGCAGGAACATGATCTGGGCGGCGTGGCGGTCGTCCCCGGATTGATCGACCCGCACACGCACGCCGTCTGGGCCGGGGATCGCCTCGCGGACTTCGAGGCGCGCGTGCAGGGCGTCCCATACGAGGAGATCCTCGCGCGCGGCGGCGGCATCCGCAGCTCCATGCGGGCGACCGGGGCGGCCAGCGTGGACGAACTCGTCGCGCTCGCCCGGCCACGATTGCGGGCATTGCAGGACTCCGGCGCGACGACCACCGAGGTCAAGAGCGGGTACGGCCTGGACTTCGACGCCGAGCTGCGGATGCTTCATGCCGTCCGCACCCTTCAGGCCGAATTCGGGCTCGTGCCGACCCTGCTGATTCACGTGCCGCCCACTGAGGGCCGCGCCGAGTACGTGCAGGCCGTCTGCCGTGACCTGATCCCCAGTGTGGCGCGTGAGGGGCTGGCGACAGCCGTGGATGTGTTCACCGAGCGCGAGGCGTTCACGGTGGATGAAACCCGCGCGATCCTCCAGGCTGCGAAAGCACATGGCCTTCAGACGAAGCTGCACGCCGATCAGTTCCACGCCATCGGCGGCACGGAACTCGCGTGTGAGCTGGGTGCCCTGAGCGTGGATCACCTGGAGGCGAGCGGCCCCGCGCAGATCGCCGCGCTGGCCGCGTCGAACACCGTGGCGACCATCCTGCCCGGCGTGACCCTGCACCTGGGTCTGCCCGCCGCGCCGGGCCGCGCCCTCATTGACGCGGGAGGGGCAGTCGCCGTGGGCACCGACCTGAACCCCGGTTCCTCACCTGTGTTCAGCACGCAATTCGCGCTGGCCCTCGCGGTGCGCCTGTGCCGCCTGACGCCCGCCGAGGCGCTGACCGCCTGCACCGTGAACGCGGCCGCCGCCCTCGGCCTGAGCGACCGGGGAGCCCTCGCGCCCGGTCAGCGCGCCGACTTCCTCGCCCTGCACAGCCCCGACTGGCGTGACCTGCCCTACACCCTCGGCGCGAACCCCGTGCGGCAGGTCTTCATCGGCGGGACTTCGGTCTGA